From one Nonomuraea polychroma genomic stretch:
- a CDS encoding peptide deformylase produces MTVRPIRTFDDPVLRAVAAPIHDFDRELRRLVKSLTATMRAGAGRAGLSAPQIGEPVRVVVYAYDGRSGHLVNPRLELSERRIVADEACLSAPGVWWPLERSYMVTARGRDMFGKPVTVRALGVLARVLQHETDHLDGVLFSDRLEAAERERFLAAALPG; encoded by the coding sequence GTGACGGTCCGGCCTATTCGCACGTTCGACGATCCGGTGCTGCGCGCGGTCGCGGCGCCGATCCATGACTTCGATCGGGAGCTGAGGCGGCTGGTGAAGTCGCTGACCGCCACGATGCGGGCGGGAGCCGGCCGCGCCGGGCTGTCGGCGCCGCAGATCGGGGAGCCGGTGCGCGTGGTGGTCTACGCGTACGACGGCAGATCAGGCCATCTGGTCAATCCGCGGCTCGAGTTGTCGGAGCGGCGGATCGTCGCCGACGAGGCGTGCCTGTCGGCGCCGGGCGTGTGGTGGCCTCTGGAACGTTCCTACATGGTCACCGCGCGGGGCCGCGACATGTTCGGCAAGCCCGTGACGGTGCGCGCGCTCGGCGTGCTGGCGAGGGTGCTGCAGCATGAGACCGACCACCTGGACGGCGTGCTGTTCAGCGATCGCCTCGAAGCGGCTGAGCGGGAACGCTTTCTCGCGGCGGCCCTGCCAGGCTGA
- a CDS encoding glycosyltransferase translates to MGPRHGLEPLVRILIWHVHGAWTSAFIRGGHTYVLPLVPDRGPDGRGRAATYDWPDSAREVPWDRLRDEPIDVAVYQRPHEIDLAREWLGRDVPGIYVEHNTPKGDVPHTRHPLADRTDITLVHVTHFNELYWDNGKAPTRVIEHGVPDPGHLYTGELPRAGVVVNEPVRRTRVAGTDLLPRFAERVPLDVFGMRVNGLPYRAYEDLPQHLMHAELAKRRVYLHPYRWTSLGLALIEAMTLGMPVVALAATEAVEAVPPEAGVLSTKVHVLADALHAFAADPESAAQAGKEARAAALARYGLGRFLSDWDRLLAEV, encoded by the coding sequence ATGGGCCCGCGCCATGGGCTGGAGCCGCTGGTGAGGATCCTCATCTGGCACGTGCACGGAGCGTGGACGAGCGCCTTCATCCGCGGCGGGCACACGTACGTGCTGCCGCTCGTCCCTGATCGGGGTCCCGACGGGCGGGGGCGAGCGGCCACCTACGACTGGCCGGACAGCGCCCGCGAGGTCCCGTGGGACCGGCTCCGCGACGAGCCCATCGACGTGGCCGTCTACCAGCGGCCGCACGAGATCGACCTGGCCCGCGAATGGCTCGGCCGCGACGTGCCGGGCATCTACGTCGAGCACAACACGCCCAAGGGCGACGTGCCCCACACCCGGCACCCGCTGGCCGATCGCACCGACATCACGCTGGTCCACGTCACCCACTTCAACGAGCTCTACTGGGACAACGGCAAGGCGCCCACGCGCGTCATCGAGCACGGCGTCCCCGACCCCGGCCATCTCTACACGGGCGAGCTGCCCCGGGCCGGCGTCGTGGTCAACGAGCCGGTGCGCCGTACCCGGGTCGCCGGCACCGACCTGCTGCCCCGCTTCGCCGAGCGGGTCCCGCTCGACGTCTTCGGCATGCGGGTGAACGGGCTGCCGTACCGCGCGTACGAGGACCTGCCGCAGCACCTCATGCACGCCGAGCTGGCCAAGCGGCGCGTCTACCTGCATCCCTACCGGTGGACCTCGCTCGGTCTGGCCCTCATCGAGGCCATGACCCTGGGCATGCCGGTCGTCGCGCTGGCCGCCACCGAGGCCGTCGAGGCGGTGCCGCCGGAGGCCGGCGTGCTGTCCACGAAGGTCCACGTGCTGGCCGACGCCCTGCACGCGTTCGCCGCCGACCCGGAGAGCGCCGCGCAGGCGGGCAAGGAGGCGCGGGCCGCCGCGCTGGCCCGCTACGGGCTCGGCCGGTTCCTGTCCGATTGGGACCGCCTGCTCGCTGAGGTATGA
- a CDS encoding carbamoyltransferase produces MRFLGINAIFHDPAAALVVDGRIVAAAEEERFSRRKHGKRPLAFSAWELPELAAAWCLRKAGLAPEDIDAVAYSYDPALVTQRPDGDWEDLRTTYAVRAPLFLATALPGLDPGQVSYVPHHVAHAASAGLASPWRDCAVLVCDGRGENVSHLAGRYRDGELDVLATQELPHSLGLMYEDVTQHLGFLRSSDEYKVMAMASYGVPRHLEALREVVYTTGDGGFRVEPVDWNVYAKALPKGASWTSDHADLAASVQARLEEVLMELVRWLHERTGERRLALAGGVALNCVANTRLLDEGPFDEVWVQPAAGDSGTALGGALHLAQAHGEPIAPMATAALGRGFTDEELGAWLDVARVPHSRPADLAAAVAAELADDKIVAWFQGRAEYGPRALGHRSLLAHPGHARNTERLNDVKGREQFRPIAPMVLESRAAEIFGRGPVPSPYMLFVHDVDPDWAARIPAVVHVDGTARIQTVSPAAEPLMARVLAEFESRTGLPVIVNTSLNTAGRPMVDDPRDALECFGSAPVDVLVLGPYVVRRGEVFAS; encoded by the coding sequence ATGCGATTTCTCGGCATCAACGCGATCTTTCACGACCCGGCGGCGGCGCTGGTCGTCGACGGACGGATCGTGGCCGCGGCGGAGGAGGAGCGCTTCAGCCGCCGCAAGCACGGCAAGCGGCCGCTGGCGTTCTCGGCGTGGGAACTGCCCGAGCTGGCCGCCGCCTGGTGCCTGCGCAAGGCGGGCCTCGCCCCCGAGGACATCGACGCGGTGGCCTACTCCTACGACCCCGCCCTGGTGACGCAGCGTCCGGACGGCGATTGGGAGGACCTGCGCACGACGTACGCGGTGCGGGCCCCGCTGTTCCTCGCCACCGCGCTGCCGGGACTGGACCCGGGCCAGGTCTCCTACGTGCCCCACCATGTGGCGCACGCCGCCTCGGCGGGGCTCGCATCGCCGTGGCGCGACTGCGCGGTGCTGGTGTGCGACGGCCGTGGCGAGAACGTCTCCCACCTCGCGGGCCGTTACCGCGACGGCGAGCTGGACGTGCTGGCCACCCAGGAGCTGCCGCATTCGCTCGGCCTCATGTATGAGGACGTCACGCAGCACCTCGGCTTCCTGCGCTCCAGCGACGAGTACAAGGTCATGGCGATGGCCTCCTACGGCGTGCCCCGCCATCTGGAGGCGCTGCGCGAGGTCGTCTACACGACCGGCGACGGCGGGTTCCGCGTCGAGCCGGTCGACTGGAACGTCTACGCCAAGGCCCTGCCCAAAGGCGCCTCGTGGACCTCCGACCACGCCGACCTGGCCGCCAGCGTGCAGGCCCGGCTGGAGGAGGTGCTCATGGAGCTCGTGCGCTGGCTGCACGAGCGGACCGGCGAGCGACGGCTCGCGCTGGCCGGCGGTGTCGCGCTGAACTGCGTGGCCAACACTCGGCTGCTGGACGAGGGACCGTTCGACGAGGTGTGGGTGCAGCCCGCCGCCGGCGACTCGGGCACCGCGCTGGGCGGCGCGCTGCACCTGGCGCAGGCCCACGGCGAGCCGATCGCTCCGATGGCCACCGCGGCACTGGGACGCGGTTTCACCGACGAGGAGCTGGGGGCGTGGCTGGACGTGGCCCGCGTGCCGCACAGCCGGCCCGCCGACCTGGCCGCTGCCGTGGCCGCCGAGCTGGCCGACGACAAGATCGTCGCCTGGTTCCAGGGGCGGGCCGAGTACGGGCCCCGGGCGCTCGGGCACCGGTCGCTGCTGGCCCATCCCGGGCACGCGCGCAACACCGAGCGGCTCAACGACGTCAAAGGACGCGAGCAGTTCCGGCCGATCGCGCCGATGGTGCTGGAGTCGCGGGCGGCCGAGATCTTCGGGCGCGGGCCTGTGCCGTCGCCGTACATGCTGTTCGTGCACGACGTGGACCCGGACTGGGCGGCGCGGATCCCGGCGGTGGTGCACGTGGACGGGACCGCGCGCATCCAGACCGTCTCCCCCGCCGCCGAGCCGCTGATGGCGCGGGTGCTGGCGGAGTTCGAGTCGCGCACGGGGCTGCCCGTGATCGTCAACACGAGCCTGAACACCGCGGGTCGGCCCATGGTGGACGACCCGCGTGACGCGCTCGAATGCTTCGGGTCCGCGCCGGTGGACGTGCTCGTGCTCGGGCCGTACGTGGTGCGGCGCGGGGAGGTGTTCGCCTCGTGA
- a CDS encoding uroporphyrinogen-III synthase, with protein sequence MTALPLEGGVAPETAPDALAGFTVGVTATRRREEFGALLERRGARVVSAPAIRLVPLAEDTDLLAATRLALEAPLDDVVVTTGVGFRGWMAAAEGWGLSADLSRHLSAARLLTRGPKARGAVRAAGLNDHWTPATESCEEVKQYLLAQDLRGRRIAVQQHGEPLDDFVAALREAGAEVIEIPVYRWLPYRDVSPLRRLISQTISGSVDAVAFTSAPAVHAMLGMARAEGLEDALLAAFGGPVVAACVGPVTAGPLTARGVPTLQPDRSRLGALARALARHLPEHGVTRLLAGDHHLEIRGHAVVVNGELRPLPPAPMAVLKRLADKPGHVVSRADLRTVLPGSIARDSAEHAVEMAITRLRRALGPSGIVETVVKRGYRLACEYEAGM encoded by the coding sequence ATGACCGCGCTTCCCCTCGAAGGCGGCGTCGCCCCGGAAACGGCGCCGGACGCACTGGCGGGCTTCACGGTCGGCGTGACCGCGACCCGGCGGCGTGAGGAGTTCGGCGCGCTGCTGGAGCGGCGCGGCGCCCGGGTGGTCAGCGCCCCCGCGATCCGCCTGGTTCCCCTGGCGGAGGACACCGATCTGCTGGCCGCCACCAGACTCGCCCTCGAAGCGCCGCTCGACGACGTGGTGGTCACCACGGGCGTCGGTTTCCGCGGCTGGATGGCCGCCGCCGAAGGCTGGGGGCTCTCGGCCGACCTGAGCCGGCACCTGTCCGCCGCCCGCCTGCTCACCCGCGGGCCCAAGGCCAGGGGAGCGGTGCGGGCCGCCGGCCTCAACGACCACTGGACCCCGGCCACCGAGTCGTGCGAGGAGGTCAAGCAGTACCTGCTCGCCCAGGACCTGCGCGGCCGGCGCATCGCGGTGCAGCAGCACGGCGAGCCGCTCGACGACTTCGTGGCCGCGCTGCGCGAGGCCGGCGCCGAGGTGATCGAGATCCCGGTCTACCGGTGGCTGCCGTACCGCGACGTCTCGCCGCTGCGGCGCCTCATCAGCCAGACGATCTCCGGGTCGGTGGACGCGGTGGCCTTCACCAGCGCGCCGGCCGTACACGCCATGCTCGGCATGGCCCGCGCCGAGGGGCTGGAGGACGCGCTGCTCGCGGCGTTCGGCGGGCCGGTCGTGGCCGCCTGCGTGGGGCCCGTCACCGCCGGGCCGCTGACCGCGCGGGGCGTGCCGACGCTGCAGCCGGACCGTTCGCGGCTCGGCGCCCTCGCCCGCGCCCTGGCCAGGCACCTGCCCGAGCACGGCGTCACCAGGCTCTTGGCCGGCGACCACCACCTGGAGATCCGCGGTCACGCCGTGGTCGTGAACGGCGAGCTGCGGCCGCTGCCGCCCGCCCCGATGGCGGTGCTCAAGCGGCTGGCCGACAAGCCCGGGCACGTGGTCTCCCGCGCCGACCTGCGTACCGTGCTGCCCGGCAGCATCGCGCGTGACTCGGCCGAGCACGCGGTGGAGATGGCCATCACGCGGCTGCGCCGCGCGCTCGGCCCGAGCGGGATCGTGGAGACGGTGGTCAAGCGCGGCTACCGGCTCGCCTGCGAGTACGAGGCGGGGATGTGA
- a CDS encoding D-sedoheptulose-7-phosphate isomerase, translating into MDTHLEKLWNTLEKVDAQAAGVRAWGAKLAGVLDSGGRLLACGNGGSAAEAQHLTAELVGRFREDRRPFAAIPLHADGSSLTAIANDFGAEEVYARQVRAHGRPGDVLLCLSTSGTSPNVLAAARAAQDVGALAWAMTGPAPNPLAALCDDAVAVPAKETATVQEVHLALIHLLCDAVEEAL; encoded by the coding sequence GTGGACACTCATCTGGAAAAGCTCTGGAACACCCTGGAGAAGGTCGACGCCCAGGCGGCCGGGGTCCGCGCGTGGGGCGCGAAGCTGGCCGGTGTGCTGGACTCCGGCGGCCGCCTGCTGGCCTGCGGCAACGGCGGCTCGGCGGCCGAGGCGCAACACCTGACGGCCGAGCTGGTCGGCCGGTTCAGGGAGGACCGGCGGCCGTTCGCGGCGATCCCCCTGCACGCCGACGGCTCGTCGCTGACGGCGATCGCCAACGACTTCGGCGCCGAGGAGGTCTACGCCCGCCAGGTGCGCGCGCACGGCCGGCCCGGCGACGTGCTGCTGTGCCTGTCCACCAGCGGCACCAGCCCGAACGTGCTGGCCGCTGCCAGGGCGGCGCAGGACGTCGGGGCCCTGGCGTGGGCCATGACCGGGCCGGCGCCCAACCCGCTGGCCGCGCTGTGCGACGACGCGGTGGCCGTGCCCGCGAAGGAGACGGCGACCGTGCAGGAGGTGCATCTCGCGCTGATCCACTTGCTGTGCGATGCGGTGGAGGAGGCGCTGTGA
- a CDS encoding glycosyltransferase family 9 protein produces MSARVPGAVLYGAGPCVTAGAARCGPAAKATATAEKTERAAAKSAGGRGRVLVARLDDAGDVLLAGPAVRAVRTLADEVVFLAGPRGRAAAELLPGVDHVVEWRAPWIDHTPPPVTKAQVADLVGRLHGVDEAVLLTSFHQSALPLALLLRLAGIRRITAISNDYPGSLLDVRHVVDESVDVPEAERMLAVARAAGFELPAGDDGKLAVQRPLPDIDKFTGHLLSVGADAGKGAAKGAGKGANDGTGKGAYVVVHPGTSAPARTWPAERHRQAVRELAEDGHRVVVTGTERDLTAYVAGDDAADLGGATTFAELAAVLERASVLVAGNTGPAHLAAAVGTPVVSLFAPVVPAARWAPYGVPAVLLGDQQAPCRDSRARTCPVPGHPCLSQVTSEQVVKAVRELTQ; encoded by the coding sequence ATGAGCGCTCGCGTGCCGGGAGCGGTGCTGTACGGTGCGGGTCCGTGCGTGACGGCGGGCGCCGCGAGGTGCGGCCCCGCGGCCAAGGCCACGGCCACCGCCGAGAAGACGGAACGGGCCGCCGCCAAGAGCGCCGGCGGCCGGGGGCGCGTGCTCGTGGCGCGGCTCGACGACGCCGGGGACGTGCTGCTGGCCGGGCCCGCCGTCCGGGCCGTGCGCACGCTGGCCGACGAGGTCGTCTTCCTGGCCGGCCCACGTGGCAGGGCGGCTGCGGAGTTGCTGCCCGGCGTGGATCACGTCGTGGAGTGGCGGGCGCCGTGGATCGACCACACTCCCCCGCCCGTGACCAAGGCGCAGGTCGCCGACCTGGTCGGGCGGCTGCATGGGGTCGACGAGGCGGTGCTCCTCACCTCGTTCCACCAGTCGGCGCTCCCGCTGGCACTGCTGCTCAGGCTGGCCGGCATCCGCAGGATCACCGCGATCAGCAACGATTACCCCGGCTCGCTGCTCGACGTGCGCCACGTCGTCGACGAGAGCGTCGACGTGCCCGAGGCCGAGCGGATGCTGGCGGTGGCCCGCGCCGCGGGGTTCGAGCTGCCGGCGGGCGATGACGGCAAACTCGCAGTTCAACGGCCATTGCCGGATATAGACAAATTTACGGGGCATTTGCTCAGCGTCGGCGCCGATGCCGGCAAGGGTGCCGCCAAAGGTGCCGGCAAGGGTGCCAACGACGGCACCGGCAAAGGCGCGTACGTCGTGGTGCATCCGGGGACGTCGGCGCCCGCGAGGACCTGGCCGGCCGAAAGGCATCGGCAGGCCGTGCGGGAGCTGGCGGAGGACGGGCACCGAGTGGTCGTGACCGGCACGGAACGTGACCTCACCGCCTATGTGGCCGGCGACGACGCGGCCGACCTCGGCGGCGCGACCACTTTCGCCGAACTGGCCGCCGTGCTGGAACGCGCCAGCGTGCTCGTGGCCGGCAACACCGGTCCCGCGCATCTGGCGGCGGCGGTCGGCACGCCGGTCGTGAGCCTGTTCGCCCCCGTCGTCCCGGCGGCGCGGTGGGCCCCGTACGGGGTTCCCGCGGTGCTGCTCGGCGACCAGCAGGCGCCCTGCAGGGACAGCAGGGCGCGCACCTGCCCGGTCCCCGGACACCCATGCCTGTCCCAGGTCACAAGTGAGCAGGTGGTCAAGGCAGTGAGGGAGCTGACTCAGTGA
- a CDS encoding glycosyltransferase — MKVDLISEHADPLAAVGGVDAGGQNVHVAALAVALAERGHTIVVHTRRTSRSQPSSVPLAPGVTVEYVPAGPPVPIPKDELPPYMPEFTDRLADAWAVDPPDVAHAHFWMSGQAALQAADGIPVVQTFHALGTVKRRWQGEADTSPAHRLDTEREIGKRADAVLATCSDEVGELCAMGVPEHRITIVPCGVDLAAFCPDGPVAPVAALTRAGCSPRPAGQMILCIGRMVPRKGVDTVIAALRQLPGADLVIAGGSPDDEESVRLRDLAAGYGLEERVHVIGSVPRAQVPALMRSADVVVTVPWYEPFGMVPVEAMACGVPVVASAVGGHLDTVAGCGVLVPPRRPRALARALKDLLGDPDKRARLGAAGARRARERYGWPHVAERTETVYTQVIDGKLCGLAALGG, encoded by the coding sequence GTGAAGGTCGATCTCATCTCCGAGCACGCGGACCCGCTGGCCGCTGTCGGCGGCGTCGATGCGGGCGGCCAGAACGTGCACGTCGCCGCTCTGGCCGTCGCGCTGGCCGAGCGCGGGCACACGATCGTCGTCCACACCCGGCGCACGTCGAGGTCGCAGCCGTCGTCGGTGCCCCTGGCTCCCGGCGTCACGGTCGAGTACGTGCCGGCCGGTCCCCCGGTGCCGATACCGAAGGACGAGCTGCCGCCGTACATGCCGGAGTTCACCGACCGCCTCGCCGACGCCTGGGCGGTCGACCCGCCGGACGTCGCGCACGCCCACTTCTGGATGAGCGGGCAGGCGGCGCTGCAGGCGGCCGACGGCATCCCTGTCGTGCAGACCTTCCATGCGCTCGGCACGGTCAAGCGGCGCTGGCAGGGCGAGGCGGACACCAGCCCCGCGCACCGGCTCGACACCGAGCGCGAGATCGGCAAACGGGCCGACGCGGTGCTCGCGACCTGCAGTGACGAGGTGGGCGAGCTGTGCGCGATGGGCGTGCCCGAACATCGGATCACCATCGTGCCGTGCGGAGTGGACCTGGCGGCGTTCTGCCCGGACGGGCCCGTGGCCCCGGTGGCGGCGCTGACACGCGCGGGCTGCTCACCACGCCCGGCGGGACAGATGATCCTGTGCATCGGCCGGATGGTGCCGCGCAAGGGCGTGGACACCGTCATCGCGGCGCTGCGCCAGCTGCCCGGCGCCGACCTGGTGATCGCCGGCGGCAGCCCGGACGACGAGGAGTCCGTCAGGCTGCGCGACCTGGCCGCCGGATACGGCCTCGAGGAGCGGGTCCACGTGATCGGCAGCGTGCCGCGCGCGCAGGTGCCGGCGCTCATGCGCTCGGCCGACGTCGTGGTGACGGTGCCGTGGTACGAGCCGTTCGGCATGGTCCCGGTCGAGGCGATGGCGTGCGGCGTCCCCGTCGTGGCGTCCGCGGTCGGCGGGCACCTGGACACGGTCGCCGGCTGCGGCGTGCTGGTGCCGCCGCGCCGCCCGCGCGCGCTGGCCAGAGCGCTGAAGGACCTGCTCGGCGACCCGGACAAGCGGGCCAGGCTCGGCGCGGCGGGGGCCAGGCGCGCCCGGGAGAGGTACGGCTGGCCGCACGTGGCCGAGCGGACCGAGACCGTGTACACGCAGGTCATCGACGGCAAGCTGTGCGGCTTGGCGGCCCTGGGGGGTTGA
- a CDS encoding glycosyltransferase family 2 protein, whose protein sequence is MTLPAISGFEHVRVVRSGGGGPAAARNAGWRAADTPWVVFLDDDVIPEPGWAEAVWKDLVDLPEDVAGSQGRIVVPLPSGRRPTDAERNTAGLADALWVTADMAYRRSVLEAVGGFDERFPRAYREDADLALRVAQAGHRLVRGERVTAHPVRQDGFWASVRFQRGNADDALMRRVHGPGWREAIGGGRGRLRAHGVTTAAGLAAVTLAGLAALRARRSSDRLAGAGARVPGRGSAVLAGVAGVVWAGLTAEFAWRRIAPGPRTPDEVWRMVVTSVVIPPVACAHRLRGEWRVRR, encoded by the coding sequence GTGACGCTGCCCGCCATCAGTGGTTTTGAGCATGTACGCGTCGTCCGATCGGGCGGCGGGGGGCCCGCCGCGGCACGGAACGCCGGGTGGCGGGCCGCGGACACGCCCTGGGTGGTGTTCCTCGACGACGACGTGATCCCCGAGCCCGGGTGGGCCGAGGCGGTCTGGAAGGACCTGGTGGATCTGCCCGAGGACGTGGCGGGCAGCCAGGGGCGCATCGTGGTGCCGCTGCCGTCCGGCCGCCGGCCGACCGACGCCGAGCGCAACACCGCCGGGCTGGCGGACGCGCTGTGGGTGACGGCCGACATGGCCTACCGGCGGTCGGTGCTGGAGGCGGTCGGCGGATTCGACGAGCGTTTTCCGCGCGCCTATCGGGAGGACGCCGACCTTGCGCTGCGGGTCGCGCAGGCAGGCCACCGGCTCGTGCGGGGCGAGCGGGTGACGGCTCATCCGGTACGGCAGGACGGGTTCTGGGCCAGCGTGCGCTTCCAGCGGGGCAACGCCGACGACGCGCTGATGCGGCGGGTGCACGGGCCGGGATGGCGTGAGGCCATCGGCGGCGGGCGCGGACGGCTGCGCGCCCACGGGGTGACCACGGCGGCCGGGCTGGCGGCGGTGACCTTGGCGGGGCTCGCCGCCCTGCGTGCCCGCCGGTCGAGCGACCGCCTCGCCGGGGCCGGCGCGCGGGTGCCCGGTCGGGGGTCGGCCGTCCTGGCCGGGGTCGCCGGGGTCGTGTGGGCGGGGTTGACGGCGGAGTTCGCGTGGCGGCGGATCGCGCCGGGGCCGCGTACCCCCGATGAGGTGTGGCGGATGGTCGTCACCAGCGTGGTGATCCCGCCGGTCGCGTGCGCGCACCGGCTTCGGGGGGAATGGAGGGTGCGGCGATGA
- a CDS encoding PfkB family carbohydrate kinase yields MRDPQRSEDTHHSPLEAGPLVVLGDTLLDVDVEGEAERLCPDAPVPVVDIAAEQARPGGAGLAALLAARDGADVVLITAIGDDPDGHRLCGLLSEELDLIRLPLRGGTVRKTRVRARGQTLVRLDTGDGTARYAPSEAAAEAIAAAGAVLVSDYGRGVARMARELLRETRVPVVWDPHPRGEQPMPGCALLTPSEAEARVLCPSAYRGPDQAARRLVRELRARAVAVTTGAHGATLAIEGGPLTRVPPPVRAGGQDACGAGDRLAGAAALALRDGAGAADAVAIGVGEASRFVERGGAASVKVQEQRLGDRPRTALEVAGLTHANGGRLIATGGCFDLLHAGHVSLLRRARALGDALVVCVNSDESVRRLKGPDRPIVDARDRVEVLRALACVDAVLVFEEDTPARAIELLRPDVWVKGGDYEGEVLPESEVLARLGAEIVVLSTLPGRSTTNLIREIQ; encoded by the coding sequence GTGAGGGATCCGCAACGGAGTGAGGACACCCATCACAGCCCGCTGGAGGCCGGCCCGCTCGTGGTGCTCGGGGACACGTTGCTCGACGTGGACGTCGAGGGCGAGGCGGAGCGGTTGTGCCCGGACGCGCCCGTCCCCGTGGTGGACATCGCCGCCGAGCAGGCGCGCCCGGGCGGCGCGGGCCTGGCCGCGCTGCTGGCCGCCCGCGACGGCGCCGACGTCGTGCTGATCACCGCGATCGGCGACGACCCCGACGGGCACCGCCTGTGCGGGCTGCTGTCGGAGGAGCTCGACCTGATACGGCTGCCGCTGCGCGGCGGCACCGTGCGCAAGACCCGCGTCAGGGCCAGGGGCCAGACGCTGGTCAGGCTGGACACCGGCGACGGCACCGCCAGGTACGCCCCCAGCGAGGCGGCGGCCGAGGCGATCGCCGCGGCCGGCGCGGTGCTCGTGTCCGACTACGGCAGAGGCGTGGCCAGAATGGCGCGCGAGCTGCTGCGCGAGACGCGCGTGCCCGTGGTGTGGGACCCGCACCCGCGAGGTGAGCAGCCGATGCCCGGCTGCGCGCTGCTGACGCCGAGCGAGGCCGAGGCGCGGGTGTTGTGCCCGTCCGCCTACCGCGGCCCCGACCAGGCCGCCCGCCGGCTGGTGCGGGAGCTGCGGGCCAGGGCGGTGGCCGTCACGACGGGCGCGCACGGGGCCACGCTGGCCATCGAGGGCGGCCCGCTCACCCGGGTGCCGCCGCCCGTGCGGGCCGGCGGCCAGGACGCCTGCGGCGCGGGCGACCGGCTGGCCGGCGCGGCCGCCCTGGCGCTGCGCGACGGCGCCGGCGCGGCCGACGCGGTGGCGATCGGCGTCGGCGAGGCGTCCCGTTTCGTGGAGCGCGGCGGCGCCGCCTCCGTCAAGGTGCAGGAGCAGCGGCTCGGCGACCGGCCGCGCACGGCGCTGGAGGTGGCCGGGCTCACCCACGCCAACGGCGGCCGGCTGATCGCCACCGGCGGCTGCTTCGACCTGCTGCACGCGGGCCACGTGAGCCTGCTGCGGCGGGCGAGGGCGCTGGGCGACGCGCTCGTCGTCTGCGTCAACTCCGACGAGTCGGTGCGCCGGCTGAAGGGCCCCGACCGGCCCATCGTGGACGCGCGCGACCGGGTCGAGGTGCTCAGGGCGCTCGCCTGCGTGGACGCCGTGCTGGTGTTCGAGGAGGACACCCCGGCCCGCGCCATCGAGCTGCTGCGCCCGGACGTGTGGGTCAAGGGCGGCGACTACGAGGGGGAGGTCCTGCCCGAATCCGAGGTCCTGGCCCGGCTCGGCGCGGAGATCGTCGTGCTGAGCACCCTGCCGGGACGTTCGACAACCAATCTGATCAGGGAGATCCAGTGA
- a CDS encoding D-glycero-alpha-D-manno-heptose-1,7-bisphosphate 7-phosphatase — protein MRRPGAVLFDRDGTLIRDVPYNGDPNRVEPMPGALEALVRLRRADVPVAVVTNQSGVAKGLVSPDEMDQVNARVEELLGPFDAWAICVHDDADGCTCRKPAPGLVIRAAAVLDVSPRDCVVVGDIGRDMEAARAAGARGILVPTEVTRPEEIDQAPEVADNLIEVVDRVLTDAEDPVPAGARIAAPWARAMGWSRW, from the coding sequence ATGCGACGTCCCGGCGCCGTGCTGTTCGACCGGGACGGGACCTTGATCAGGGACGTGCCGTACAACGGCGACCCGAACCGGGTCGAGCCGATGCCGGGCGCACTGGAGGCGCTGGTCCGGCTGCGCCGCGCTGACGTGCCGGTGGCCGTGGTCACCAATCAGTCCGGCGTGGCCAAGGGCCTGGTATCCCCGGACGAGATGGACCAGGTGAACGCGAGGGTGGAGGAACTGCTCGGCCCGTTCGACGCGTGGGCGATCTGCGTCCACGACGACGCCGACGGCTGCACCTGCCGCAAACCGGCGCCCGGGCTCGTGATCAGGGCCGCTGCCGTGCTCGACGTGAGCCCGCGCGACTGCGTGGTCGTGGGCGACATCGGCAGGGACATGGAAGCCGCCAGGGCCGCCGGCGCCAGGGGCATCCTCGTCCCCACCGAGGTGACGCGGCCGGAGGAGATCGACCAGGCTCCCGAGGTCGCTGACAACCTGATCGAGGTCGTGGATCGGGTGCTCACCGACGCCGAGGACCCGGTGCCCGCCGGAGCCCGCATCGCCGCGCCATGGGCCCGCGCCATGGGCTGGAGCCGCTGGTGA
- a CDS encoding WhiB family transcriptional regulator gives MMMLDWTRRAACLDLDPELFFPISMEGPSQSQVERAKSVCHGCAVREPCLEYALATRQAYGVWGGTDPEQRRELSLAGPPRESVPAQPLRGDR, from the coding sequence ATGATGATGCTCGACTGGACACGCAGAGCCGCCTGCCTTGACCTGGACCCGGAATTGTTCTTCCCGATCTCGATGGAAGGGCCGAGCCAGTCACAGGTCGAGCGGGCCAAGTCCGTGTGCCACGGCTGCGCCGTGCGCGAGCCGTGCCTGGAGTACGCGCTGGCCACCCGGCAGGCGTACGGGGTCTGGGGTGGCACCGACCCGGAACAGCGACGGGAGCTCAGCCTGGCAGGGCCGCCGCGAGAAAGCGTTCCCGCTCAGCCGCTTCGAGGCGATCGCTGA